Proteins from a single region of Orcinus orca chromosome 20, mOrcOrc1.1, whole genome shotgun sequence:
- the FAAP24 gene encoding Fanconi anemia core complex-associated protein 24 — MEGNTPDGTGPMHVPFGHIVANEKWRGSQLAQGMQGKIKLVFEDGLTPVDFYLSSRSCILYITEADLVAGNGYRKRLVRVRNSSKLQGIVVVEKTHMSEQYFPAVQKFTVLDLGMVLLPVASQTEASCLIIQLVEEQTKEPSKNPLLRKKRALISEPALLRTVQQIPGVGKVKAPLLLQRFPSIQQLSNASIQELEPVVGQSVAQHIYAFFTQSR, encoded by the exons ATGGAAGGGAACACCCCTGATGGCACAGGCCCCATGCACGTGCCGTTTGGGCACATTGTGGCCAATGAGAAATGGCGCGGGTCGCAGCTGGCACAGGGGATGCAAG gaaaaattaaactCGTTTTTGAGGATGGCCTGACACCGGTAGATTTTTACTTGTCTAGCAGATCCTGCATTCTTTATATCACCGAAGCTGATTTGGTGGCAGGAAATGGCTACAGAAAGAGACTTGTTCGGGTTAGAAAC tccAGTAAACTTCAAGGGATTGTAGTAGTTGAGAAAACTCACATGAGTGAACAGTACTTTCCAGCCGTACAGAAATTTACTGTGCTGGATCTGGGGATGGTGTTGCTTCCAGTGGCCAGCCAGACGGAAGCGTCCTGTCTCATTATCCAGTTG GTTGAAGAGCAAACCAAAGAGCCCAGTAAGAACCCTTTACTCAGGAAGAAACGAGCTCTGATCTCCGAGCCAGCCCTCCTTCGAACTGTGCAACAGATCCCAGGAGTCGGGAAAGTTAaagctcctctcctgctccagaGGTTTCCAAGTATCCAGCAACTAAGTAATGCTTCCATCCAAGAACTGGAGCCGGTGGTTGGACAGTCAGTGGCCCAGCACATTTATGCGTTCTTCACCCAGTCCAGGTGA